A region of Desulfovibrio sp. DNA encodes the following proteins:
- the hrcA gene encoding heat-inducible transcription repressor HrcA: MRDTPLFQRELEVLTAIVEDYVAKAQPVGSRTVSKTGQVQLSPASIRNTMSDLTEKGYLEQPHTSAGRVPTAKAFRLYLDQVMQLRPLPRPVKEMMAASLGQAGLEIDDILRHASRVLSTVSKQVCMVLAPRHSMARWRQIDFVLLRPGLVMAILVLQGGLVQKRLVAVDDGITADDLVHFGNYLNHHFQDLTVAEVRTRIIAEMAAAERELSNLTGRALTLAMDTFSFSESPEMYVEGTLNMLSQPDFSDVGTMREVLKALEDRTRLLEVLDKTMAQYRTVIVLGEEAQVTDLAGCGLVTSPYGGQGTPMGAVSVLGPLRMDYAEVVPLVHYTAQLITSMLGKHF, translated from the coding sequence ATGCGGGACACCCCACTCTTCCAGCGCGAACTCGAAGTCCTCACGGCCATCGTGGAGGACTACGTAGCCAAGGCTCAGCCCGTGGGGTCTCGAACCGTGTCCAAAACCGGGCAGGTGCAACTCTCCCCTGCCTCAATCCGCAACACCATGTCCGATCTCACGGAGAAGGGCTACCTTGAGCAGCCGCACACCTCCGCCGGCCGGGTGCCCACGGCCAAGGCATTCAGGCTCTACCTGGACCAGGTGATGCAGCTTCGCCCCCTGCCCCGCCCGGTCAAGGAAATGATGGCAGCTTCCCTGGGCCAGGCCGGACTTGAGATCGACGACATCCTCCGGCACGCTTCCCGGGTTCTGTCCACCGTATCCAAGCAGGTGTGCATGGTTTTGGCCCCCAGGCACTCCATGGCCCGCTGGCGCCAGATAGATTTCGTGCTGCTTCGCCCGGGCCTGGTCATGGCCATACTGGTGCTCCAGGGCGGGTTGGTACAGAAACGCCTGGTTGCGGTTGACGACGGCATCACTGCGGACGATCTGGTCCACTTCGGCAATTACCTGAACCACCACTTCCAGGACCTCACCGTGGCCGAGGTGCGCACCCGTATCATCGCCGAAATGGCCGCAGCCGAGAGGGAGCTCTCCAACCTTACAGGCCGGGCCTTGACCCTGGCCATGGACACCTTTTCTTTTTCCGAATCCCCGGAGATGTATGTGGAAGGCACCCTCAACATGCTCTCCCAGCCAGACTTCTCCGACGTGGGAACCATGCGCGAGGTGCTCAAGGCCCTGGAAGACCGCACGCGCCTTCTGGAAGTTCTGGACAAGACCATGGCTCAATACCGGACCGTGATCGTGCTGGGCGAGGAAGCCCAGGTGACGGATCTGGCCGGATGCGGACTGGTTACTTCCCCTTACGGCGGCCAGGGAACCCCCATGGGAGCCGTGAGCGTTTTGGGTCCCCTGCGCATGGACTACGCCGAGGTGGTGCCGCTGGTGCACTACACGGCCCAGCTCATCACCAGCATGCTGGGCAAACATTTCTAA
- a CDS encoding nucleotide exchange factor GrpE, translated as MTPDKDIPDASDTPAEAKPLTPEEEIDRLKLEVAAEADKRLRALAEADNLKKRLIKEKEEFVKYAAEGVLSDLLPVLDNLDLALAHGRSIAACKDVVMGVDMTRKVFLDILARHGLEACGQQGEEFNPEVHEAVGMQPGGETPPNHVLQVMQAGYRLRGRLLRPAKVLVSQG; from the coding sequence ATGACGCCTGATAAAGATATCCCCGATGCCTCCGACACCCCTGCGGAAGCCAAGCCGCTCACGCCCGAGGAGGAGATCGACCGCCTCAAGCTGGAAGTTGCGGCCGAAGCGGACAAGCGTTTGCGCGCCCTGGCCGAGGCGGACAACCTCAAGAAACGGTTGATCAAGGAGAAGGAGGAGTTCGTGAAGTACGCTGCCGAAGGCGTTCTCTCCGACCTCCTGCCTGTGCTTGACAACCTGGACCTGGCCCTGGCCCACGGCCGCAGCATCGCTGCCTGCAAGGACGTGGTGATGGGGGTGGACATGACCCGAAAGGTCTTTCTGGATATTCTGGCCCGCCACGGTCTGGAGGCCTGCGGCCAGCAGGGCGAGGAATTCAACCCCGAGGTGCACGAGGCCGTCGGCATGCAGCCGGGGGGCGAGACTCCCCCGAATCATGTGCTTCAGGTGATGCAGGCGGGCTATCGTCTGCGCGGCAGGCTGCTCAGGCCCGCCAAAGTGCTGGTAAGCCAGGGTTAA